A single region of the Bicyclus anynana chromosome 14, ilBicAnyn1.1, whole genome shotgun sequence genome encodes:
- the LOC112048543 gene encoding 28S ribosomal protein S18a, mitochondrial gives MSFLTRANCLAKNVILSTFVRSISTTKHLQLKELHERKEGSTLIVEGVTVPSPHTELLIRAEKIKDLAPVEKTEHTCYMCALDLDVKHTDVLILSQFVRTDGCMLPRRITGLCRRQQKKVGKMVSMAQKAGLMINLTPSYCKKDPRQRYAYKKFNTYFDENTIFMKKIPKPVDKFKR, from the exons ATGTCTTTTTTAACTCGAGCGAACTGTTTAGCCaaaaatgtaatattgtcaacATTCGTACGATCTATATCAACAACAAAACATTTACAACTTAAAGAAT tgcaTGAACGTAAAGAAGGATCTACATTAATTGTGGAAGGAGTGACAGTGCCTTCTCCGCATACAGAGCTGTTAATACGAGCGGAGAAAATCAAAGATTTAGCTCCTGTCGAAAAGACAGAGCATACTTGCTATATGTGTGCTTTGGACCTAGATGTTAAGCATACAGACGTCTTGATCTTAAGCCAGTTTGTAAGAACAGACGGTTGTATGTTGCCGCGGCGTATCACAGGGCTCTGCCGTCGGCAACAGAAGAAAGTTGGAAAAATGGTTTCAATGGCTCAGAAAGCGG GTCTAATGATCAACTTGACACCATCATACTGTAAAAAGGATCCAAGGCAGAGATATGCATACAAAAAGTTCAATACATACTTTGATGAAAACACTATATTCATGAAGAAAATACCCAAGCCTGTTGATAAATTTAAGCGATGA